In Eschrichtius robustus isolate mEscRob2 chromosome 2, mEscRob2.pri, whole genome shotgun sequence, a single window of DNA contains:
- the LOC137758712 gene encoding LOW QUALITY PROTEIN: olfactory receptor 7A10-like (The sequence of the model RefSeq protein was modified relative to this genomic sequence to represent the inferred CDS: inserted 1 base in 1 codon): protein MESENQTGVSEFLLLGLSEDPDLQPLLFGLFLSRYLVTVLGNLLIILAVSSDSHLHTPMHFLLSHLSFVDICFTSIIVPKILVNIQTGNKVITDAGCLTQVYFFMVFICMDHLLLTIMAYDRYVAICHPLYYAIIMNPRLCGLMILCSLFISVMNALLHSLMVLHLSFCTDLKIPHFFCELAQILRLACSDTLINDILMYLVTSLLGVGPLSGIIFSYTHIVSSSLRIPSIGGKYKXFSTFGSHLSVVFLFYGTCVGVYLSSAATLSPRRRAVASVMNTVVTPMVNPSVYSLRNRAIKGDLRTLISGTFSFS, encoded by the exons ATGGAATCAGAAAACCAGACTGGTGTCTCAGAATTCCTCCTCCTGGGCCTCTCAGAGGATCCAGACCTGCAGCCCCTTCTCTTTGGGCTGTTCCTGTCCAGGTACCTGGTCACTGTGCTGGGGAATCTGCTCATCATCCTGGCCGTCAGCTCAGACTCCCATCTCCACACCCCCATGCActtcctcctctcccacctgTCCTTTGTTGACATCTGTTTCACCTCCATTATAGTCCCCAAGATACTGGTGAACATCCAGACAGGGAACAAAGTCATCACCGATGCAGGCTGCCTCACTCAGGTGTATTTTTTCATGGTTTTCATATGTATGGACCATTTGCTCCTGACCATCATGGCTTATGACCGCTACGTGGCCATCTGCCACCCTCTGTATTATGCAATCATCATGAACCCCCGTCTCTGTGGTCTGATGATTCTTTGCTCCTTGTTCATTAGCGTTATGAACGCCTTGCTCCACAGTCTGATGGTGTTGCATCTATCCTTCTGCACAGACTTGAAAATCCCCCACTTCTTCTGTGAACTTGCTCAGATCCTCAGACTCGCCTGTTCTGATACTCTTATCAATGACATCCTGATGTATCTAGTGACTAGCCTGTTAGGTGTTGGTCCCCTTTCAGGGATAATTTTCTCTTACACTCACATTGTCTCGTCCAGCCTGAGAATCCCATCAATTGGCGGAAAGTATA GCTTTTCCACCTTTGGGTCTCACCTGTCTGTCGTTTTCTTATTCTATGGGACCTGTGTTGGAGTTTACCTTAGTTCTGCAGCTACTCTCTCCCCCAGGAGGAGAGCAGTGGCCTCAGTGATGAACACTGTGGTCACTCCTATGGTGAACCCCTCCGTCTACAGCCTGAGGAACAGAGCCATAAAGGGAGACTTGAGGACGCTGATCTctggaacattttctttttcatga